Proteins from a genomic interval of Croceicoccus naphthovorans:
- a CDS encoding methyltransferase family protein — protein MHDSAYGLWILVAFNSAIFILFAFSFFKPKSGRDWRSFGAFSAFLVALFTEMYGFPLTIYFLSGWLQSNYPSVDWFAHDSGHLLEMLFGWRGNPHFGPFHLLSFGLIGGGFILLSAAWRVLYQAQKGGALATEGPYARIRHPQYVGFVLIMLGFLVQWPTILTLAMFPILLLMYWRLSLREEREALAEFGERYRQYAARVPRFFPKFRTLVSAKPGR, from the coding sequence ATGCACGATTCCGCATACGGACTTTGGATATTGGTCGCCTTCAACTCGGCGATCTTCATTCTTTTTGCGTTCAGCTTTTTCAAGCCGAAATCGGGCCGCGATTGGCGCTCCTTTGGGGCGTTCAGCGCCTTTCTCGTGGCGCTTTTCACCGAGATGTACGGCTTCCCGCTTACCATCTACTTCCTGTCCGGATGGCTGCAGAGCAATTATCCGTCGGTTGACTGGTTCGCGCACGATTCCGGTCATTTGCTCGAAATGCTGTTTGGCTGGCGCGGCAATCCGCATTTCGGTCCGTTCCACCTCCTCAGTTTTGGATTGATCGGAGGTGGTTTCATCCTTTTGTCGGCCGCGTGGCGCGTGCTCTATCAGGCACAGAAGGGGGGGGCACTTGCAACCGAAGGACCTTATGCTCGCATCCGCCACCCGCAATATGTCGGTTTCGTCCTCATCATGCTGGGCTTTCTGGTTCAGTGGCCGACCATACTTACGCTGGCCATGTTCCCGATCCTCCTCCTCATGTACTGGCGGCTGTCGCTGCGGGAGGAGCGAGAGGCACTCGCCGAGTTCGGCGAACGCTATCGTCAGTACGCAGCACGCGTTCCCCGGTTTTTCCCGAAGTTTCGCACGCTCGTCTCCGCCAAGCCAGGGAGGTGA
- a CDS encoding universal stress protein gives MSTNTRSRASTVLRSPVGDERTRFSSQAPQILACLDEDMNRLEVTRHARAIAKALDLQLGFAQIVETAPHGVLPADPIEWNLRFTECRDGIGELIGEASETVSDVLPVVLPGTAHERLIDWAEGHRGSVLVLARHSGRGPHSGLGTTADRLLKSGAASMLLLPSGRERKCSAEYRRLLVPLDGSPNSESVLPVVTRLAQSLEAQVILAHIVSPTAELPSLETQAGSNRSNTSARARNYLETWKLRLLRQGIDATVYFGTDSETCERLNLIASRLEIDLVVVASHGQTNLASAPYGSVAGALAKSAPCPTFIVQPDLRIPLAKPGRSGFMFEALAAETEFAS, from the coding sequence ATGTCGACGAATACCCGATCACGTGCCAGCACGGTGCTGAGGTCGCCGGTTGGAGACGAACGCACCCGCTTTTCTAGCCAAGCGCCGCAAATTCTTGCTTGTCTGGACGAAGACATGAACCGCCTCGAAGTGACACGGCACGCGCGCGCAATCGCGAAAGCTCTCGACCTGCAGCTTGGCTTTGCCCAGATCGTTGAAACGGCCCCGCATGGGGTTCTTCCTGCCGACCCGATCGAGTGGAACCTGCGCTTCACCGAATGCCGCGACGGCATAGGCGAGCTTATTGGGGAGGCAAGCGAGACGGTCTCGGATGTGCTGCCCGTTGTTCTCCCGGGGACCGCCCATGAACGGCTGATAGACTGGGCGGAGGGTCATCGCGGGTCGGTCCTCGTCCTCGCGCGGCATAGCGGGCGAGGTCCACATTCAGGCCTGGGCACCACCGCCGACCGGCTGCTGAAAAGCGGCGCAGCATCCATGCTTCTACTTCCTTCGGGACGCGAAAGGAAATGTTCGGCCGAGTACCGCAGACTTCTGGTGCCGCTTGATGGATCGCCCAATTCCGAGAGCGTGCTGCCGGTTGTCACAAGGCTTGCCCAGTCGCTAGAAGCGCAAGTGATCCTGGCGCACATTGTTTCTCCAACCGCCGAGTTGCCCTCACTCGAAACACAGGCCGGTTCCAATAGGAGCAATACCTCCGCGCGCGCCCGCAACTATCTCGAAACATGGAAGTTGAGGCTCCTGCGGCAAGGCATCGACGCTACCGTGTATTTCGGAACCGACAGCGAAACGTGCGAGCGGCTCAATCTGATCGCATCCCGCCTCGAAATCGACCTTGTTGTGGTCGCTTCCCATGGCCAGACCAACCTTGCCAGCGCGCCCTACGGAAGTGTCGCCGGCGCTCTGGCGAAAAGTGCGCCCTGCCCGACATTCATCGTCCAACCGGACCTTCGGATTCCATTGGCCAAACCGGGCCGCTCTGGCTTCATGTTCGAGGCCCTCGCTGCGGAAACTGAATTCGCCAGCTGA
- a CDS encoding NAD(P)/FAD-dependent oxidoreductase has product MSAAVTVVGAGPAGLAAAIVLAKGGRDVELHEWHRHVGARFHGDFQGLENWSCDEDTLCELQSWGIDINFLAHPVRTGTGFDARGRRHEISARRPLYYLVERGGSVQSLEYGLLKQAEALGVRVHFGSRVRETEGETILAGGPRKADIIASGYVFETECEDGAYIAFDDRLAPRGYAYLLVHQGRGTIAACLFSGFKRQQEFVERTCDFFREKVGLVMRNEQAFGGYGNLRLPRSAVQGRHPVAGEHAGFQDALAGFGLRYSITSGALAAQSILENRSYEQLWRRLLLPRMKAGIVNRFVFNSIGTTGRHWVTAKLMQASTGERLHKLYAASSLHAMLFPAAERRLRRGLHDPSCDHQDCNCVWCEHGTAF; this is encoded by the coding sequence ATGAGCGCAGCCGTTACAGTGGTCGGCGCAGGTCCGGCGGGTCTCGCCGCGGCGATCGTGCTCGCCAAAGGCGGAAGGGATGTCGAGCTTCACGAATGGCACCGCCACGTCGGGGCGCGGTTTCACGGCGATTTCCAGGGCCTTGAAAACTGGAGCTGCGACGAGGATACGCTGTGCGAACTCCAAAGCTGGGGGATCGATATCAACTTCCTGGCCCATCCAGTCCGGACAGGCACGGGTTTCGATGCGCGCGGACGGCGGCACGAGATTTCAGCGCGCCGCCCACTCTATTATCTCGTTGAGCGCGGCGGATCGGTGCAAAGCCTCGAGTATGGGCTCCTCAAGCAGGCAGAGGCGCTTGGTGTGCGGGTCCATTTCGGGAGTCGCGTTCGCGAAACCGAGGGAGAAACGATCCTCGCCGGGGGACCGCGCAAAGCCGATATTATCGCCTCGGGATATGTATTCGAAACCGAGTGTGAAGATGGAGCTTACATTGCCTTCGACGACCGTTTGGCACCGCGAGGCTATGCCTATCTCCTCGTCCATCAAGGCCGCGGGACTATCGCAGCGTGTCTTTTTAGCGGCTTCAAACGGCAACAGGAATTTGTCGAGCGAACCTGTGATTTCTTCCGGGAGAAAGTCGGGCTCGTGATGCGTAACGAACAAGCCTTCGGCGGTTATGGAAATCTGCGACTCCCAAGAAGCGCAGTCCAGGGGCGCCATCCGGTTGCGGGCGAGCATGCTGGTTTCCAAGATGCCCTTGCGGGGTTTGGTTTACGCTATTCAATCACTTCGGGCGCGCTCGCTGCACAAAGCATCCTCGAAAATCGAAGCTATGAGCAATTGTGGCGCCGTTTGCTTTTACCGAGAATGAAAGCGGGCATCGTCAATCGTTTTGTCTTCAACAGCATCGGAACGACAGGACGCCATTGGGTGACAGCGAAACTGATGCAAGCCAGTACGGGAGAGAGGCTGCACAAGCTGTATGCGGCATCATCTCTCCACGCTATGCTCTTCCCCGCTGCAGAACGTCGCCTGCGCAGGGGCTTACATGACCCAAGTTGCGACCATCAGGACTGCAATTGCGTGTGGTGCGAACATGGAACGGCGTTCTGA
- a CDS encoding DUF2933 domain-containing protein yields the protein MIVFLLAAGFLLLFEHQAHIPGDYYLLGLILAFCVGIHLFMHGGHGGHGGHGQADTPPSGHHGAHDQTTDSASKKTASRYAANDRPGNERGVR from the coding sequence GTGATCGTGTTTCTTCTCGCCGCCGGGTTTCTGCTGCTGTTCGAGCATCAGGCCCATATCCCCGGCGACTATTATCTGCTCGGATTGATCCTGGCGTTTTGCGTGGGCATCCACCTCTTCATGCACGGTGGGCATGGCGGACACGGCGGGCATGGCCAGGCCGATACACCACCTTCCGGGCACCATGGCGCACATGACCAGACAACCGATAGCGCGTCCAAGAAAACTGCCTCCCGCTATGCGGCTAATGACCGGCCGGGCAACGAAAGAGGAGTGCGCTGA
- a CDS encoding YHS domain-containing protein — protein MQVTDPVCQRSIPLETVEAHREFLGWSYFFCSAQCVRRFDQRPEKYIDRQQGGPPAHIAQP, from the coding sequence ATGCAGGTGACCGATCCAGTATGCCAGCGTAGCATTCCGCTAGAGACCGTCGAGGCCCACCGCGAATTTTTGGGATGGTCTTATTTCTTCTGCTCGGCTCAGTGCGTGCGGCGCTTCGATCAGCGCCCCGAGAAATACATTGATCGGCAGCAAGGCGGGCCGCCGGCGCACATTGCGCAGCCCTGA